Part of the Nocardia farcinica genome, GCGCGGGTTCGGGCGTTCGGTCAGCAGCGGATGCGAGAGGTTCTTCGACGCGCTCGCCAGCTCGCCGAGCACCTTCGTGATCTCCTCCGCATACGGCTTCGCGGCGGCAACCCTGGCCTGCGCCTTGGAGATGCGCGAGGTCGCGATCAGCTCCTGGGCCTTGGTGATCTTCTTGATCGAATTCACACCACGAATGCGGGAGCGCAATTCGCGCAAGCTAGCCACGGTTCACCCCTTCATTCGCTGTGGTCGGCGTGATGCCGACAATCGAATAGCGCATTGCTCGACCGATTACTTCTCGACGTGCTTGCGGGTGACCGACAGCGACTCGACCTCTTCGTGGCCCAGCTCGCCCGCCGCGGCCTCGTTGACGACACGGCTGCCGTCGGAGGCCAGGAAGCCCTGCTTGAACTTGTCGGTGGCCGCCTTGATGGCCTCGGCCGCCTCGCCCTCGAGCACCTTGCCGCCCTCGATGGACTTGAAGGCGTCCGCCGCGGAGCGGTGCAGGTCTTCGAGCAGCTCGGCGTTGAACCGGCGGATGTCGCCGACCGGCACCGAGTCGTAGTAGCCCTGGTCGACCAGGAAGATCGAGACGATCTGGTCCTCGACCGGAACCGGCGAGTACTGGTCCTGCTTGAGCAGCTCGACCCAGCGCGCGCCGCGCTCGAGCTGCGCCAGCGACGCGGCGTCGAGGTCGGAGGCGAACGCGGAGAACGCCTCCAGCTCGCGGTACTGCGCCATTTCCAGACGCAGCGAACCGGCGACCTTCTTCATGCCCTTGGTCTGGGCGGCGCCACCGACGCGGGAGACCGAGGTACCGACGTTGATCGCCGGGCGGACACCCTTGTTGAACAGGTCGGACTCGAGGAAGACCTGGCCGTCGGTGATCGAGATGACGTTGGTCGGGATGAACGCCGAGATGTCGTTGGCCTTGGTCTCGATGATCGGCAGACCGGTCATCGAGCCGCCGCCCATCTCGTCGGAGAGCTTGGCGCAACGCTCGAGCAGGCGCGAGTGCAGGTAGAAGACGTCACCCGGGTACGCCTCGCGGCCCGGCGGGCGGCGCAGCAGCAGCGAGATGGCGCGGTAGGCCTCGGCCTGCTTGGTCAGGTCGTCGAACACGATCAGGACGTGCTTGCCCTGGTACATCCAGTGCTGGCCGATGGCCGAGCCGGTGTAGGGGGCCAGCCACTTGAAGCCGGCGGAGTCCGAGGCCGGGGCGGCGACGATGGTGGTGTACTCCAGCGCACCGTGCTCCTCCAGCGCGGCCTTGACGCCGGCGATGGTGGAACCCTTCTGGCCGATGGCGACGTAGATGCAGCGGACCTGCTTGGTCGGGTCGCCGGTCTCCCAGTTCGCCTTCTGGTTCAGGATCGCGTCGATGCAGACCGCGGTCTTGCCGGTCTTGCGGTCGCCGATGATCAGCTGGCGCTGGCCGCGGCCGATGGCGGTCAGGGCGTCGATGGCGGTGATGCCGGTGGCCAGCGGCTCCTCGACCGGCTGGCGCTGCAGCACGGTCGCGGCCTGCAGCTCGAGCACGCGCTGCTCTTCGGCCTCGATCTCGCCCAGGCCGTCGATCGGCTGGCCGAGCGGGTTGACGACGCGACCGAGGAACTTGTCGCCGACCGGCACGGAGAGCACGTCGCCGGTGCGGCGCACCTGCTGGCCCTCTTCGATCTCGGCGAACTCGCCGAGGATGACCGCGCCGATCTCGCGGTCCTCGAGGTTGAGCGCCACGCCGAGCACGCCGCCCGGGAACTCGAGCAGCTCGTTGGCCATCGCCGAGGGCAGGCCGCTGACGTGCGCGATGCCGTCGCTGGTGTCGGTGACGACACCCACTTCTTCGATGGAGGTCTCGGGGGTGTAGCTCTGGGTGTAGCTCTCGATCGCGCTACGGATCTCGTCGGAGGAGATCGTCAGCTCCGCCATGTTCTTCCTGCTCTCGCTGTAAGGGTCTCGAATGTCGGTGTGGTGGCCGCCCGTGGCGCCGGCCCGCCCTAGGCCAGTTCCCGGCG contains:
- the atpA gene encoding F0F1 ATP synthase subunit alpha, with protein sequence MAELTISSDEIRSAIESYTQSYTPETSIEEVGVVTDTSDGIAHVSGLPSAMANELLEFPGGVLGVALNLEDREIGAVILGEFAEIEEGQQVRRTGDVLSVPVGDKFLGRVVNPLGQPIDGLGEIEAEEQRVLELQAATVLQRQPVEEPLATGITAIDALTAIGRGQRQLIIGDRKTGKTAVCIDAILNQKANWETGDPTKQVRCIYVAIGQKGSTIAGVKAALEEHGALEYTTIVAAPASDSAGFKWLAPYTGSAIGQHWMYQGKHVLIVFDDLTKQAEAYRAISLLLRRPPGREAYPGDVFYLHSRLLERCAKLSDEMGGGSMTGLPIIETKANDISAFIPTNVISITDGQVFLESDLFNKGVRPAINVGTSVSRVGGAAQTKGMKKVAGSLRLEMAQYRELEAFSAFASDLDAASLAQLERGARWVELLKQDQYSPVPVEDQIVSIFLVDQGYYDSVPVGDIRRFNAELLEDLHRSAADAFKSIEGGKVLEGEAAEAIKAATDKFKQGFLASDGSRVVNEAAAGELGHEEVESLSVTRKHVEK